In Microbacterium esteraromaticum, the following proteins share a genomic window:
- a CDS encoding tRNA (adenine-N1)-methyltransferase: MSAVRPSGPFREGDRVQLTGPKGRLHTITLRADGELHTHHGVLRHADLIGQPDGSVATNSSGHDYLALRPLLRDFAMSMPRGAAIVYPKDAAQIVMQADIFPGAVVVEAGVGSGALSLALLRAIGHDGSLTSFERREDFAEVAKANVETFFGETPQTWEVVVGDLAEELGSVHQPGTVDRVVLDMLAPWECMDAVAEALTPGGVVICYIATATQLSRVAEYIRNTGLFTDPDASETMVRGWHVEGLAVRPDHRMVAHTGFLLTARRLAPGAVPPEVRRRASKTSYGDEDVELWTPGAVGDRQITDKNLRKRVREAQKAAGGARVAAASREGEQASE, from the coding sequence ATGAGCGCCGTACGCCCCAGCGGTCCCTTCCGCGAAGGAGACCGCGTTCAGCTCACCGGCCCGAAGGGCCGCCTGCACACCATCACACTGCGTGCCGACGGCGAGCTGCACACTCACCACGGCGTGCTCAGGCATGCCGACCTGATCGGACAGCCCGACGGGTCTGTCGCCACGAACAGCTCGGGCCACGACTATCTGGCGCTGCGCCCGCTGCTGCGCGACTTCGCGATGTCGATGCCGCGCGGCGCGGCCATCGTCTACCCCAAGGACGCGGCGCAGATCGTGATGCAGGCAGATATCTTCCCCGGCGCCGTGGTCGTCGAGGCAGGCGTCGGATCAGGGGCGCTCTCGCTCGCCCTGCTGCGCGCGATAGGCCACGACGGCAGCCTCACCTCGTTCGAGCGGCGAGAGGACTTCGCCGAGGTCGCGAAGGCCAACGTCGAGACCTTCTTCGGCGAGACGCCGCAGACCTGGGAGGTCGTCGTCGGCGATCTGGCGGAAGAGCTGGGCTCCGTGCACCAGCCGGGCACCGTCGACCGAGTGGTGCTCGACATGCTCGCCCCGTGGGAGTGCATGGACGCCGTGGCTGAGGCGCTCACGCCCGGTGGCGTCGTGATCTGCTACATCGCGACTGCGACCCAGCTGTCGCGCGTCGCCGAGTACATCCGCAACACGGGGCTGTTCACCGACCCCGACGCCTCCGAGACCATGGTGCGCGGCTGGCACGTCGAAGGCCTCGCGGTGCGTCCCGACCACCGCATGGTCGCCCACACCGGATTCCTGCTCACCGCCCGCAGGCTGGCACCAGGCGCGGTTCCCCCTGAGGTGCGCCGACGCGCATCCAAGACGAGCTACGGCGACGAGGACGTCGAGCTCTGGACTCCCGGTGCCGTCGGAGATCGGCAGATCACCGACAAGAACCTGCGCAAGCGGGTGCGCGAGGCGCAGAAGGCGGCTGGCGGCGCGCGGGTTGCCGCCGCGTCGCGCGAGGGTGAGCAGGCATCCGAATAG
- a CDS encoding SRPBCC family protein, with translation MPQIIETVDVNVPVSVAYNQWTQFESFPHFLDEVVSITQIDDTHNHWVVKVGGAEREFDAEITEQHPDERVAWRSIGGETEHAGVVTFHKLDETTTRVTAQIDWDPQGLLEKVGALVGAGSHAVKKDLDNFKEFIEGRGSATGAWRGDVEA, from the coding sequence ATGCCCCAGATCATCGAGACCGTCGACGTGAACGTCCCCGTGAGCGTCGCGTACAACCAGTGGACGCAGTTCGAGAGCTTCCCGCACTTCCTCGACGAGGTCGTCTCGATCACGCAGATCGACGACACCCACAACCACTGGGTCGTCAAAGTCGGCGGTGCCGAGCGCGAGTTCGATGCCGAGATCACCGAGCAGCACCCCGACGAGCGCGTCGCGTGGCGCAGCATCGGCGGCGAGACCGAGCACGCAGGCGTGGTCACCTTCCACAAGCTCGACGAGACCACCACTCGCGTCACCGCGCAGATCGACTGGGATCCGCAGGGACTGCTCGAGAAGGTCGGCGCTCTCGTCGGTGCGGGTTCCCACGCCGTGAAGAAGGACCTCGACAACTTCAAGGAGTTCATCGAGGGCCGCGGCAGCGCGACCGGCGCGTGGCGCGGCGACGTCGAAGCCTGA
- a CDS encoding helix-turn-helix transcriptional regulator gives MATEIGLTKQQIIENVSGYRQRVEAGAKTDALEKMFERDKDELRSLGVPIETIGDPTDPQDLREARYRIPQADYDLPADIDFTPAELAVLRLAGSVWSTESVSLDARSGVRKIRALGIDGDEPIIGFAPRIAARDAAFPALQEGIERNRVVVFEYLKPGETAPTRRRVRPLAQVEYEARWHLFGIDIDIDAERTFLLSRIVGDVKVTAQTFDVALREGAADRALAGLEHVAASQSALLEVTPGTEAALRLGRRATPQAQGIAVGYVDRHIFADELASYGPEVRVVSPADLRDAVIERLRAIVDQHSADRRAEGSRS, from the coding sequence ATGGCCACGGAGATCGGGCTCACGAAGCAGCAGATCATCGAGAACGTCTCCGGCTATAGGCAGCGGGTCGAGGCTGGCGCCAAGACCGATGCGCTGGAGAAGATGTTCGAGCGCGACAAAGACGAGCTGCGCTCCCTCGGCGTGCCGATCGAGACCATCGGCGACCCCACCGACCCTCAGGATCTCCGCGAGGCGCGCTATCGCATCCCGCAGGCGGATTACGATCTGCCGGCCGACATCGACTTCACTCCCGCGGAGCTGGCCGTCCTCCGCCTCGCGGGCAGCGTCTGGAGCACCGAGTCGGTCTCGCTCGACGCACGCTCGGGTGTCCGCAAGATCCGCGCGCTGGGCATCGACGGCGATGAGCCGATCATCGGCTTCGCGCCGCGCATCGCGGCTCGCGATGCCGCGTTCCCTGCCCTTCAGGAAGGGATCGAGCGCAATCGCGTTGTCGTCTTCGAGTACCTGAAGCCGGGGGAGACGGCGCCGACGCGTCGACGCGTGCGGCCGCTCGCCCAGGTCGAGTACGAAGCGCGCTGGCACCTGTTCGGCATCGACATCGACATCGACGCAGAACGCACCTTCCTGCTCAGCCGCATCGTCGGAGACGTCAAGGTGACTGCTCAGACGTTCGACGTGGCGCTGCGCGAGGGGGCCGCGGATCGGGCTCTCGCAGGACTCGAGCACGTGGCCGCATCGCAGAGCGCCCTGCTCGAGGTGACGCCGGGCACCGAGGCCGCGCTGCGGCTCGGGCGCCGAGCCACACCGCAGGCGCAGGGGATCGCGGTCGGCTATGTCGACCGGCACATCTTCGCCGACGAGCTCGCGTCTTACGGTCCTGAGGTGCGCGTCGTCTCACCTGCCGACCTGCGAGACGCGGTGATCGAGCGCCTCAGGGCGATCGTCGACCAGCACTCGGCCGATCGCCGGGCAGAGGGGAGCAGGTCATGA
- a CDS encoding glycosyltransferase family A protein, which translates to MRISVVIPVRDDAAPLERCLTALREQTRAPDEVIVVDNASSDASAAIAMSGGARVVRCMEIGIPPAAAAGYDAAVGDLILRLDADCVPPPTWVRDAETQFLRSPDLLSATGPARFTDGPRALRWTSAVYLGGYGLAAGAALGHRPLFGSNLAMRTDAWRSVRSEVHRHHTETHDDLDLSYHLGGLGRPGRLRGAPMGISMRPLWPGRGFRRRVRRGFDTVVLHWPDDFPPWRWRRLRARRFAD; encoded by the coding sequence TTGCGCATCTCGGTCGTCATCCCGGTGCGGGATGACGCGGCACCGCTCGAGCGCTGTCTCACGGCTCTGCGTGAGCAGACCCGTGCACCCGACGAGGTGATCGTCGTCGACAATGCATCTTCGGATGCGTCGGCGGCGATCGCCATGTCCGGGGGAGCGCGGGTGGTGCGCTGCATGGAGATCGGCATCCCCCCGGCTGCGGCGGCCGGCTACGACGCCGCCGTCGGCGATCTGATCCTCCGCCTCGATGCCGACTGCGTGCCACCGCCGACGTGGGTGCGTGACGCCGAGACGCAGTTCCTGCGGTCGCCGGATCTGCTCAGCGCCACGGGCCCAGCCCGTTTCACCGACGGACCGCGCGCCCTGCGGTGGACCTCTGCCGTGTATCTGGGCGGCTACGGACTCGCCGCAGGAGCAGCTCTCGGGCACCGGCCGCTGTTCGGCTCGAACCTGGCGATGCGGACCGACGCGTGGCGCTCGGTCCGCTCAGAGGTGCACCGTCATCACACCGAGACCCACGACGATCTAGACCTGTCGTACCACCTCGGTGGTCTGGGAAGACCCGGCCGACTGCGCGGTGCGCCGATGGGCATCTCCATGCGACCGCTCTGGCCAGGACGCGGGTTTCGTCGTCGCGTTCGGCGAGGTTTCGACACCGTCGTGCTGCACTGGCCGGACGACTTCCCGCCGTGGCGGTGGCGACGCCTGCGCGCACGAAGATTCGCTGACTGA
- a CDS encoding VIT1/CCC1 transporter family protein has translation MNAPAQPTAADRRQWARYLVEERAEGAVYANLAARREGEEREILLSLAEAERRHEQHWLDLLGEEPQRLPKAGLRSRMLGWMASRFGSIFVLALAQSAEARSPYDTERFATPAMRADEKVHHEVVRGLAARGRRRLSGSFRAAVFGANDGLVSNLALVLGIGATGVSGGFVLFSGIAGLLAGALSMGAGEFVSVRSQRELLASTEENNDADATAADLDIDANELALVYRARGMAEDESLARAQRVVEAARAGIRRDATGPIGIHTDHDVVGSDWSAAISSFLLFSSGAIVPVLPWIFGLSGSSAIVLALVLVGIALLTTGAMVGILSGGPPLRRALRQLAIGVGAAAVTYVLGLVFGVGAV, from the coding sequence ATGAACGCGCCCGCACAGCCCACTGCCGCCGATCGCCGGCAGTGGGCCCGCTACCTGGTCGAAGAGCGCGCTGAGGGCGCCGTGTACGCGAACCTCGCTGCTCGCCGCGAGGGCGAAGAGCGCGAGATCCTGCTGTCTCTGGCCGAGGCCGAGCGCCGCCACGAGCAGCACTGGCTCGATCTGCTCGGTGAAGAGCCGCAGCGCCTGCCGAAGGCCGGCCTCCGATCACGGATGCTGGGCTGGATGGCGTCCCGCTTCGGATCGATCTTCGTGCTCGCTCTCGCCCAGAGCGCCGAGGCCAGGTCGCCGTACGACACCGAGAGATTCGCCACCCCTGCGATGCGCGCCGATGAGAAAGTGCACCACGAGGTGGTGCGAGGTCTCGCGGCGCGCGGTCGCCGACGCCTGTCGGGCTCCTTCCGCGCCGCGGTGTTCGGCGCGAACGACGGACTGGTGTCGAATCTCGCGCTCGTGCTCGGCATCGGCGCCACCGGCGTCAGCGGCGGGTTCGTGCTGTTCAGCGGCATCGCGGGCCTGCTGGCCGGGGCCCTGTCGATGGGGGCCGGCGAGTTCGTGTCCGTGCGGTCGCAGCGGGAGCTGCTGGCGTCGACCGAGGAGAACAACGACGCGGATGCCACTGCAGCCGATCTCGACATCGACGCCAATGAGCTCGCACTCGTCTACCGAGCTCGCGGTATGGCGGAGGACGAGTCGCTCGCACGTGCGCAGCGCGTCGTCGAGGCTGCCCGGGCGGGCATCCGGCGCGACGCCACCGGCCCGATCGGCATCCACACCGACCACGACGTCGTCGGCAGCGACTGGTCAGCGGCGATCTCCAGCTTCCTGCTCTTCTCGTCAGGAGCGATCGTGCCCGTGCTGCCGTGGATCTTCGGCCTGAGCGGCTCCTCGGCGATCGTCCTGGCCCTCGTGCTGGTCGGCATCGCACTGCTCACAACGGGGGCGATGGTCGGCATCCTCTCCGGCGGGCCGCCGCTGAGGCGGGCCCTTCGCCAGCTCGCGATCGGAGTGGGGGCAGCAGCCGTCACGTACGTCCTGGGTCTCGTCTTCGGTGTCGGAGCGGTCTGA
- a CDS encoding undecaprenyl-diphosphate phosphatase, whose translation MNLLEALILGIVQGLTEFLPISSSAHLRILGTFLPSGEDPGAAFTAITQIGTEAAVVVFFWRDIVRIIAQWFRSLTGKAPRNDPDARMGWLIILGSIPIVLLGLLFQDQIETVFRSLWVVAVMLIVFGVLLGIADYVGAKRRKLDQLTYGHGAAFGVAQALALVPGVSRSGGTITMGLFLGYERAAAARYAFLLAIPAVFGSGFYQLIKHGGDADQHFGLGETLAATGIAFVVALGVIAFFMNWISKRSFLPFVIYRVLLGVAIIILLATGVIPAV comes from the coding sequence ATGAACCTGCTCGAAGCGCTCATCCTCGGCATCGTGCAGGGACTCACCGAGTTCCTGCCGATCTCATCCAGTGCGCACCTGCGCATCCTCGGTACCTTCCTGCCCTCTGGGGAAGACCCGGGGGCCGCGTTCACCGCCATCACGCAGATCGGCACCGAGGCGGCCGTGGTGGTGTTCTTCTGGCGCGACATCGTGCGCATCATCGCGCAGTGGTTCCGCTCGCTGACCGGCAAGGCTCCCCGGAACGACCCGGACGCCCGAATGGGCTGGCTGATCATCCTCGGAAGCATCCCGATCGTGCTGCTGGGTCTGCTGTTCCAGGATCAGATCGAGACGGTGTTCCGCTCGCTGTGGGTCGTCGCCGTGATGCTGATCGTGTTCGGCGTGCTGCTCGGCATCGCCGACTACGTCGGCGCGAAGCGCCGCAAGCTCGACCAGCTCACCTACGGCCACGGCGCGGCGTTCGGTGTGGCCCAGGCGCTCGCGCTCGTGCCGGGCGTGTCCCGCTCAGGCGGCACGATCACCATGGGGCTCTTCCTCGGCTACGAGCGGGCGGCAGCAGCTCGGTATGCGTTCCTGCTGGCGATCCCGGCCGTCTTCGGCAGCGGGTTCTATCAGTTGATCAAGCACGGGGGAGATGCGGATCAGCACTTCGGGCTGGGCGAGACGCTCGCCGCCACCGGCATCGCTTTCGTCGTCGCACTCGGTGTGATCGCGTTCTTCATGAACTGGATCTCGAAGCGCAGCTTCCTGCCGTTCGTGATCTACCGCGTGCTCCTCGGAGTCGCGATCATCATACTGCTGGCGACAGGCGTCATCCCCGCCGTCTGA
- a CDS encoding DEAD/DEAH box helicase, with the protein MLSPSFPQRAPWGTADKLRAWQREALEQYFQADQRDFLVAATPGAGKTTFALTLAVELLRMGEVNRVIVVAPTEHLKTQWADAAARVHIRLDPHFKNSHWAPARHYHGVVVTYAQVAAKSSLHRHLTEDAKTLVILDEVHHGGDALSWGDAIRDAYGPAKRRLLLSGTPFRSDTAPIPFVEYLPDESGARISSTDYAYGYGRALEDGVVRPVLFHMYSGKMRWRTSAGDELEAHLGQDNTKDVTSQAWRTALDPEGEWMPAVLRAADRRLSEIRHHVPDAGGLVLATDQTVARAYAKILHSITGQQPTVVLSDDASASERIEKFSADDRRWMVAVRMVSEGVDVPRLAVGVYATSSSTPLFFAQAIGRFVRARRRGEAASVFLPNVPVLMTLANEMEKQRDHALDRQTKDDDGLEDSLLESANREDDASDALTQEFSYQAISSLAHFDRVVFDGKDFGQLAEPGTPEEEEFIGFPGLLEPEHVHDLLMQRQARQSKLRQAREATAPPEQESTLPAPLHRTLREQRQLLNSLVGLYARQSGEPHGAVHAELRRVCGGPAVAQATVTQLQSRIDVLRKRVRS; encoded by the coding sequence CTGAGGGCCTGGCAGAGAGAGGCTCTCGAGCAGTACTTCCAGGCCGACCAGCGCGACTTTCTCGTCGCGGCGACCCCCGGTGCAGGAAAGACGACATTCGCCCTGACGCTCGCCGTCGAGCTCCTGCGTATGGGCGAGGTCAACCGGGTCATCGTCGTGGCCCCCACCGAGCACCTCAAGACCCAGTGGGCCGATGCCGCCGCACGCGTGCACATCCGTCTCGACCCGCACTTCAAGAACAGCCACTGGGCGCCCGCGCGGCACTATCACGGCGTGGTCGTGACATACGCGCAGGTCGCGGCGAAGTCATCACTGCACCGCCACCTCACCGAGGACGCGAAGACGCTGGTCATCCTCGACGAGGTGCATCACGGCGGCGACGCGCTCAGCTGGGGTGACGCGATCCGCGATGCGTACGGTCCTGCCAAGCGGCGCCTGCTGCTGTCGGGAACGCCGTTCCGCAGCGACACCGCACCCATCCCGTTCGTCGAGTACCTGCCGGACGAGTCGGGTGCGCGCATTTCGAGCACCGACTACGCCTACGGATATGGGCGGGCGCTCGAAGACGGCGTCGTCAGGCCGGTGCTCTTCCACATGTACTCCGGCAAGATGCGCTGGCGCACGAGTGCGGGCGACGAGCTGGAAGCGCATCTCGGGCAGGACAACACGAAGGATGTCACCTCGCAGGCCTGGCGCACAGCGCTGGACCCGGAAGGGGAGTGGATGCCGGCTGTGCTGCGCGCAGCCGACCGCCGGCTCTCCGAGATCCGCCACCACGTGCCCGACGCCGGCGGCCTGGTGCTCGCCACCGATCAGACAGTGGCGCGCGCGTACGCGAAGATCCTGCACAGCATCACGGGGCAGCAGCCCACCGTCGTGCTCAGCGACGACGCCTCGGCCTCGGAGCGGATCGAGAAGTTCAGCGCGGACGACCGGCGATGGATGGTCGCGGTGCGGATGGTGTCGGAGGGCGTCGACGTGCCCCGTCTCGCGGTCGGCGTGTACGCGACCTCGTCGTCGACCCCCCTGTTCTTCGCTCAGGCCATCGGCCGCTTCGTGCGCGCCCGGCGTCGCGGCGAGGCCGCGAGCGTGTTCCTGCCCAACGTCCCGGTGCTGATGACTCTCGCGAACGAGATGGAGAAGCAGCGCGACCACGCGCTGGATCGCCAGACGAAGGACGACGACGGGCTCGAGGACTCGCTGCTGGAGAGCGCGAACCGAGAGGACGACGCGTCGGATGCCCTGACGCAGGAGTTCAGCTATCAGGCGATCTCGTCGCTCGCGCACTTCGACCGGGTGGTGTTCGACGGCAAGGACTTCGGGCAGCTCGCCGAGCCGGGCACTCCCGAAGAGGAGGAGTTCATCGGCTTTCCCGGCCTGCTCGAGCCTGAGCACGTGCACGACCTCCTGATGCAGCGTCAGGCTCGGCAGAGCAAGCTGCGTCAGGCACGCGAAGCGACCGCGCCTCCCGAGCAGGAGTCGACCCTCCCGGCGCCGCTGCACCGCACGCTCCGTGAGCAGCGGCAGCTGCTGAACAGCCTGGTCGGGCTCTACGCCCGGCAGAGCGGCGAGCCGCACGGTGCCGTGCATGCCGAGCTGCGCCGAGTCTGCGGCGGTCCTGCCGTCGCACAGGCAACGGTCACGCAGCTGCAGTCGCGCATCGACGTGCTGCGCAAGCGCGTGCGCTCCTGA
- a CDS encoding M20/M25/M40 family metallo-hydrolase yields MPDTELPEVVRIARDLIRIDTSNYGGGRANGEREAAEYVGAYLQQLGLAPEYYEPIDRRTNVMARVAGRDPDRPALVVHGHLDVVPAIAGDWSVDPFEGLVRDGLLWGRGAVDMKNMNAMILTAVADILRAGEQPERDLILTFFADEENGGVEGSALVVQNKPEWFAGATEAISEVGGYSITVDDRRAYLLQVGEKAMLWLRLVAKGRAGHGSRYHDENAVTRLAEAVAAIGRTRWPIRLTPTTESLLQGLSDLTGRPVEDPDALAAAAGPAEAFLRSTFRTTANPTVLTAGYKHNVIPETAEALIDVRVIPGTEDDVLAELQRIVGDDIEIQTVVRDIGMETPFEGDLVDAMVSALGRHDPGIPVIPYLLGAGTDNKALASIGITGYGFAPLRLPADLDFTGMFHGVDERVPVESLVFGQRVLADLLRSC; encoded by the coding sequence ATGCCCGACACTGAGCTGCCCGAGGTCGTCCGCATCGCTCGCGATCTGATCCGCATCGACACGTCGAATTACGGTGGGGGTCGAGCGAACGGCGAGCGGGAGGCGGCTGAGTACGTCGGCGCGTACCTCCAGCAGCTCGGCCTCGCGCCGGAGTACTACGAGCCGATCGACCGGCGCACCAACGTCATGGCCCGCGTGGCCGGGCGTGATCCCGACCGGCCGGCTCTGGTCGTGCACGGGCACCTCGACGTGGTGCCCGCGATCGCCGGCGACTGGAGCGTCGACCCGTTCGAGGGCCTCGTGCGCGACGGGTTGCTGTGGGGCCGCGGCGCCGTGGACATGAAGAACATGAACGCCATGATCCTCACCGCCGTCGCCGACATCCTGCGCGCGGGAGAGCAGCCAGAGCGCGATCTGATCCTCACGTTCTTCGCCGATGAGGAGAACGGCGGCGTGGAGGGCTCTGCGCTCGTCGTGCAGAACAAGCCGGAATGGTTCGCGGGCGCGACTGAGGCGATCAGCGAGGTGGGCGGGTACTCGATCACCGTCGACGATCGCCGCGCGTATCTGCTGCAGGTGGGGGAGAAGGCGATGCTGTGGCTGCGCCTGGTCGCGAAGGGACGGGCGGGGCATGGCAGTCGCTACCACGACGAGAACGCCGTTACTCGGCTGGCCGAGGCGGTCGCGGCGATCGGCCGCACGCGCTGGCCGATCCGGCTCACCCCGACCACCGAGTCCCTGCTGCAGGGGCTGAGCGACCTCACGGGTCGTCCTGTCGAGGATCCGGATGCCCTGGCCGCCGCTGCAGGACCCGCTGAGGCGTTCCTGCGTTCGACGTTCCGCACCACGGCGAACCCGACAGTGCTCACCGCCGGATACAAGCACAACGTGATCCCCGAGACCGCCGAGGCGCTCATCGACGTGCGTGTGATCCCCGGCACGGAGGACGACGTCCTCGCCGAGCTGCAGCGCATCGTCGGAGACGACATCGAGATCCAGACCGTCGTGCGCGACATCGGCATGGAGACCCCGTTCGAGGGCGACCTGGTCGATGCGATGGTCTCCGCGCTCGGTCGTCACGACCCGGGCATCCCGGTCATCCCGTACCTTCTCGGGGCCGGCACCGACAACAAGGCTCTGGCCTCGATCGGCATCACGGGCTATGGATTCGCTCCTCTCCGCCTGCCGGCCGACCTCGATTTCACAGGGATGTTCCACGGAGTCGACGAGCGCGTGCCCGTAGAATCGCTTGTCTTCGGCCAGCGCGTGCTGGCCGATCTGCTGCGCAGCTGCTGA
- a CDS encoding helix-turn-helix transcriptional regulator, whose translation MSTSGAPLLAADRVRLYLTLVPYLLERGQVTLDEAAADFGVTPEALRRMVEKLTVIGLPGDSGYWQLPQEMFDIDWDLLDEHDIIEITNDVALRRVPRLTAREAAALLAGLQMVASVPAVAESGLVAGLMAKLSRGSAGAPPDLIVAPAAVTEVQRVVSQALHDGVAVSFRYQAPDAQPTTRTVDPAQIRIDNGQWYLQGWCHLRTAMRTFHLDRVSDPRLTDIPITHADATVPTEFGDGDGPAGEVTVRIPERLAPMIGAFRQEEIDRADGLVTLRIRMADPRGIKRIAARFGGALEVLDPTLARTTTRDWAAAGLDLYTTPGSHPVRVD comes from the coding sequence ATGAGCACCTCTGGCGCGCCGCTGCTCGCCGCTGACCGCGTACGGCTCTACCTCACCCTCGTGCCCTACCTGCTCGAGCGCGGACAGGTCACGCTCGACGAGGCTGCCGCCGACTTCGGCGTGACTCCCGAAGCGCTGCGCAGGATGGTCGAGAAGCTGACGGTCATAGGCCTGCCAGGCGACTCGGGTTACTGGCAGCTCCCGCAGGAGATGTTCGACATCGACTGGGACCTGCTCGACGAGCACGACATCATCGAGATCACCAACGACGTCGCGCTTCGGCGCGTTCCGCGGCTGACCGCGCGGGAGGCTGCAGCGCTGCTCGCGGGTCTGCAGATGGTCGCTTCGGTGCCGGCGGTCGCCGAGTCGGGTCTCGTCGCCGGTCTCATGGCGAAGCTCTCGCGGGGCTCCGCAGGTGCACCTCCCGATCTGATCGTGGCCCCTGCCGCCGTCACCGAGGTGCAGCGTGTCGTGTCGCAGGCCCTGCATGACGGGGTGGCCGTGTCCTTCCGCTATCAGGCGCCGGATGCGCAGCCAACGACGCGTACTGTCGACCCCGCGCAGATCCGCATCGACAACGGTCAGTGGTATCTGCAGGGCTGGTGCCATCTGCGCACCGCCATGCGCACGTTCCACCTCGACCGGGTGAGCGACCCGCGCCTCACCGACATTCCCATCACGCACGCCGACGCCACGGTCCCGACCGAGTTCGGCGACGGCGACGGCCCCGCAGGCGAGGTGACGGTCCGGATTCCCGAGCGGCTGGCTCCGATGATCGGGGCGTTCCGCCAGGAGGAGATCGATCGCGCCGACGGGCTCGTCACCCTCCGCATCCGGATGGCCGACCCCCGCGGGATCAAGCGGATCGCCGCACGATTCGGTGGAGCGCTGGAAGTCCTTGACCCCACTCTGGCCCGTACGACCACCCGTGATTGGGCGGCTGCAGGACTCGACCTGTACACGACACCTGGGTCGCATCCCGTCCGGGTAGACTGA
- a CDS encoding PAC2 family protein — translation MDVLGSRIIVAAFDGWNDAGEAASGAIAALRAAGEYEQVHAADPELYFDYQYTRPSSRLNAEGARELRWPQAALWRPVRPAVAGPELWLLTGSEPARAWQAFVNEFVDVALRDDVTGLVTIGAMLSDVPHTRPISVFATSQDERVREAHGLEKSTYEGPVGILSVFDQFFSQAEIPAASLWASVPHYVATASPSPKATLALLDRLEELTGVGPAREHLRTEAAAWEASIDAAAAEDEDMAEYIRQLERTRDTWDSPDASGDAIAQAFERYLRRRGDGPDKR, via the coding sequence ATGGACGTCCTCGGCTCTCGCATCATCGTCGCCGCGTTCGACGGCTGGAACGATGCCGGCGAAGCGGCGAGCGGCGCCATCGCGGCTCTGCGTGCGGCAGGTGAATACGAACAGGTGCACGCTGCCGACCCCGAGTTGTACTTCGACTATCAGTACACCCGGCCGTCGAGCAGGCTGAACGCGGAAGGCGCGCGTGAGCTGCGCTGGCCGCAGGCCGCGCTCTGGCGCCCGGTTCGTCCGGCCGTCGCCGGACCGGAGCTCTGGCTTCTGACGGGATCGGAGCCGGCACGCGCCTGGCAGGCGTTCGTGAACGAGTTCGTCGACGTCGCCCTGCGCGACGACGTCACCGGTCTGGTCACGATCGGCGCGATGCTCTCGGACGTGCCGCACACCCGGCCGATCTCGGTGTTCGCGACGAGTCAGGACGAGCGTGTACGCGAGGCGCACGGCCTCGAGAAGTCGACCTACGAAGGCCCTGTCGGGATCCTCAGCGTCTTCGACCAGTTCTTCAGCCAGGCCGAGATCCCTGCAGCCAGCCTGTGGGCCAGCGTGCCGCACTACGTCGCGACCGCATCGCCGTCACCCAAGGCGACCCTCGCGCTGCTCGACCGTCTCGAGGAGCTCACGGGCGTGGGGCCGGCGCGCGAGCACCTGCGGACCGAGGCGGCCGCCTGGGAGGCATCCATCGATGCGGCAGCCGCGGAAGACGAGGACATGGCCGAGTACATCCGCCAGCTCGAGCGCACGCGCGACACGTGGGACTCCCCTGACGCCTCCGGCGACGCCATCGCTCAGGCCTTCGAACGCTACCTGCGCCGACGGGGCGACGGCCCCGACAAGCGCTGA
- a CDS encoding HAD family hydrolase, with the protein MGAMSRKPRAVLWDMDGTLVNTEPYWMAVETELVESYGGTWTHDDALGLIGSNLLESGRVLQQAGVDREPAEIVDLLTDRVAERLRTQGVPFRPGARELLADLRAQSIPTALVTMSLRRMALDVVARIDFTAFDLVVAGDDVERGKPFPDPYLTAAASLGIDIADAVVIEDSPTGVTSGVASGAVTLGVPHIVSLDGFGADELWPTLEGRTAADIIDLHTRLAKEGAR; encoded by the coding sequence ATGGGTGCAATGAGCAGAAAGCCCCGCGCAGTCCTGTGGGACATGGACGGAACCCTCGTCAACACCGAGCCGTATTGGATGGCGGTCGAGACGGAGCTGGTGGAGTCCTACGGCGGCACCTGGACTCACGATGATGCTTTGGGGCTCATCGGCAGCAACCTGCTCGAGAGCGGACGGGTGCTGCAGCAGGCCGGTGTCGACCGCGAACCGGCCGAGATCGTCGACCTGCTCACCGACCGCGTCGCCGAGCGCCTGCGCACCCAGGGTGTCCCGTTCCGCCCTGGCGCGCGAGAGCTGCTCGCCGACCTGCGCGCCCAGAGCATCCCGACTGCGCTGGTGACCATGTCTCTGCGTCGGATGGCGCTCGATGTCGTGGCCCGGATCGACTTCACCGCGTTCGACCTGGTGGTCGCCGGCGACGACGTCGAACGCGGCAAGCCGTTCCCCGACCCCTACCTCACCGCCGCCGCCAGCCTCGGCATCGACATCGCCGACGCCGTCGTGATCGAGGACTCGCCGACCGGCGTCACCTCGGGCGTGGCATCCGGCGCGGTCACGCTGGGCGTGCCTCACATCGTCTCGCTCGACGGTTTCGGCGCCGACGAGCTCTGGCCCACGCTCGAAGGTCGCACCGCGGCCGACATCATCGACCTGCACACCCGTCTCGCGAAGGAGGGCGCCCGATGA